The Brachyhypopomus gauderio isolate BG-103 chromosome 1, BGAUD_0.2, whole genome shotgun sequence genome includes a window with the following:
- the LOC143514290 gene encoding uncharacterized protein LOC143514290 — protein sequence MPGYTSARKKGKKKAKHHHSSSPARHHDTPIPVGVKQQEPVCAYLLRQALAAESEEGAEVFLLAAQRVWEGSHCSPPPAYPEEDLREDPFFEAAWRKGLRALRRESSPPASGDEGEEGPLVVYAGMVAATPPELDTESEESGEEETGDRACYTPSVYSTPTVCYGGREEDVSPPSSVYSAPTVCYGGSEEDVSPPSSVYSAPTVCYDGREDDVSPPPSEYSVPTVCYDGREDDVSPPPSEYSVPTVCYGGKEGVSPTPSEWSVPTAPYGEEEDSLSVCSEETVRSEKGCPDREKVPCAPLEGSKMSWSRYPDSEEPMAVDQELSEEEEMETAGDEKPLPPRGTRGDWLCQRPGVEVEGSDRDSSNRHRFAAKDTTSSGAQRSG from the coding sequence ATGCCGGGTTACACATCTGCGCGTAAGAAAGGGAAGAAGAAGGCGAAACACCACCACTCTTCTTCCCCTGCACGCCACCACGACACCCCCATCCCAGTAGGGGTGAAGCAGCAGGAGCCTGTTTGTGCGtacctgctgcgtcaggctctgGCGGCCGAAAGCGAGGAAGGGGCCGAAGTTTTCCTGCTGGCCGCacagagggtgtgggaggggagtCACTGCTCTCCACCCCCGGCGTACCCTGAGGAGGAtttgagagaggaccccttcttTGAAGCTGCATGGCGCAAGGGTCTCCGCGCATTGAGAAGGGAGTCCTCACCCCCGGCAAGCGGTGACGAGGGTGAAGAGGGCCCTCTGGTGGTGTACGCGGGTATGGTAGCGGCGACCCCTCCCGAGCTCGACACAGAGAGTGAAGAGTCGGGAGAAGAGGAGACAGGCGACAGAGCCTGCTACACGCCGTCCGTGTACTCCACTCCTACTGTCTGCTACGGCGGGAGAGAggaagacgtcagccctccaTCGTCTGTGTATTCTGCTCCCACCGTCTGCTACGGCGGGAGCGAggaagacgtcagccctccaTCGTCTGTGTATTCTGCTCCCACTGTCTGCTACGACGGGAGAGAggatgacgtcagccctccgccGTCTGAGTACTCCGTTCCCACCGTCTGCTACGACGGGAGAGAggatgacgtcagccctccgccGTCTGAGTACTCCGTTCCCACCGTCTGCTACGGTGGGAAAGAAGGCGTCAGCCCAACGCCGTCAGAGTGGTCGGTGCCCACCGCCCcctacggtgaggaggaagacAGCCTCTCTGTCTGCTCCGAAGAGACCGTTAGGTCGGAGAAGGGGTGCCCAGACAGAGAGAAGGTCCCTTGTGCTCCCTTGGAGGGGAGCAAGATGAGCTGGTCGCGCTATCCTGACTCCGAGGAGCCGATGGCTGTGGACCAGGAGCtctccgaggaagaggagatggagacagcAGGGGACGAGAAGCCGCTACCCCCGAGAGGTACGAGGGGAGACTGGCTTTGCCAGCGGCCAGGAGTGGAGGTCGAGGGCTCCGACAGGGACTCCTCAAACCGCCACCGGTTCGCGGCAAAAGACACGACCTCCAGTGGTGCCCAGAGGAGCGGCTAA